The following are from one region of the Ignavibacteriales bacterium genome:
- a CDS encoding YdcF family protein: MAGRKKIGKNSSVKKKVFLIFELVLLIDLIFIYLHKYIFKNLPLKEFYFWRVGNILDFLIFLVPAVGLIILYFQPNKIEKGKYYLLLTILVSMNLALIFYLVTSKVKIKFPFDYLFEYPIEKVYVAALFVAFGVLSILFTVLVWLIIIRVKRFFYLQLGIYTLLTVLMLIIFAFIYSSNYIRTIDFSEPGYKNADVAVVLGAAVWSKNKPSTILSGRIEKAGELYKNKIVSKIQVTGGNAPGEFSEARVAYKYLIKDGVAASDIWMEENTSSTSEQIEFIKKTLAKEKNLKNILIVSDIFHLKRVLEICKFYNVNAKGVATDLQLSWEKLFYYRFRDSIALLLFWLFAI; this comes from the coding sequence ATGGCTGGCAGAAAAAAAATAGGTAAAAATAGTTCTGTAAAGAAAAAAGTGTTTCTAATATTCGAGCTCGTGCTTCTAATCGATTTGATTTTTATTTATCTGCATAAATACATTTTTAAAAATCTTCCCCTAAAAGAATTTTATTTTTGGCGGGTTGGTAATATTCTGGATTTCCTAATCTTTCTTGTACCAGCAGTAGGATTAATAATATTATATTTTCAACCAAATAAAATTGAAAAAGGAAAATACTACCTTCTTTTAACCATTCTTGTATCAATGAATTTGGCTCTTATATTTTATCTTGTCACATCAAAAGTTAAGATTAAATTTCCCTTTGATTATTTGTTTGAATATCCAATTGAAAAAGTATATGTGGCAGCTTTGTTTGTAGCTTTCGGAGTTTTATCAATTCTTTTTACAGTACTGGTTTGGTTGATAATTATTCGGGTTAAAAGATTTTTTTATTTGCAACTTGGCATTTATACTTTATTGACTGTTTTAATGCTAATAATTTTTGCGTTCATCTATAGCAGCAATTACATTAGAACAATTGATTTTTCGGAGCCAGGATATAAAAATGCAGATGTTGCAGTAGTATTAGGGGCAGCCGTTTGGTCTAAGAATAAACCAAGTACTATTCTTTCTGGAAGAATAGAAAAAGCCGGTGAATTGTATAAGAATAAAATAGTTTCCAAAATTCAAGTTACCGGTGGTAATGCACCAGGCGAGTTTAGTGAAGCCAGGGTTGCTTATAAATACTTGATCAAGGATGGCGTTGCTGCATCGGATATTTGGATGGAAGAAAACACTTCTTCAACTTCTGAACAAATTGAATTTATAAAAAAAACATTGGCTAAAGAGAAAAATCTGAAAAATATTTTAATTGTATCGGATATTTTTCACCTAAAGAGAGTATTGGAAATTTGCAAATTTTATAATGTAAACGCCAAAGGTGTTGCTACAGATTTGCAACTTAGCTGGGAAAAATTATTTTATTATAGATTTCGAGATAGTATTGCATTACTTTTGTTCTGGTTGTTTGCAATTTGA
- a CDS encoding Glu/Leu/Phe/Val dehydrogenase, with protein MVNFEMMEQSGHEQVIYCSNKEVGLRAIIAIHDTTLGPALGGTRMWNYANAEDALKDVLRLSRGMTYKAAVSGLNLGGGKAVIIGDSSTQKNELLFRTFGKFVDGLGGRYITAEDVGTNVNDMEYVKMETKYVTGISKALGGSGDPSPVTAYGVYVGMKACAHAKWGSDSLRGRKVAVQGAGHVARYLCEHLYNEGAEIYVTDIKELKIKRVLETIKAYVVKPDEIYDVEADIFTPAALGGILNDNTIPRLKVQIVAGGANNQLEDENIHGHKLMEKGILYAPDYVINAGGLINVANELEGYRQDRAMKQAEGIYDILTKVIDTSKKENIPTHFASNKIAEERVRQIGKIRKIYSGTSNFSGRH; from the coding sequence ATGGTTAACTTTGAAATGATGGAACAATCCGGACACGAACAAGTAATTTATTGTTCTAACAAAGAAGTTGGCTTAAGAGCGATTATTGCAATTCACGATACTACATTAGGACCTGCACTTGGCGGAACAAGAATGTGGAATTATGCAAACGCAGAAGATGCCTTGAAGGATGTATTAAGATTATCTCGCGGTATGACTTATAAAGCCGCAGTTTCCGGCTTGAACCTTGGCGGTGGCAAAGCAGTTATTATTGGTGATTCATCAACTCAAAAGAATGAATTGCTATTTAGAACTTTTGGAAAATTTGTTGATGGTCTTGGCGGAAGATATATTACTGCAGAAGATGTTGGAACTAATGTGAATGATATGGAATATGTGAAAATGGAAACGAAATACGTAACGGGAATTTCTAAAGCACTTGGTGGATCTGGGGATCCTTCGCCAGTTACCGCCTACGGAGTTTATGTTGGTATGAAAGCCTGTGCACACGCAAAATGGGGATCAGATTCACTACGTGGAAGGAAAGTAGCAGTGCAGGGCGCTGGACATGTAGCTCGATACCTTTGCGAGCATCTTTATAACGAAGGAGCCGAGATTTATGTAACTGATATTAAAGAACTAAAAATTAAAAGAGTATTGGAAACTATAAAAGCATATGTTGTAAAACCAGATGAAATTTATGATGTGGAAGCTGATATTTTTACTCCAGCTGCTTTGGGTGGAATATTGAATGACAATACAATTCCAAGACTAAAAGTACAAATAGTTGCCGGCGGAGCAAATAATCAGCTGGAAGATGAAAATATTCACGGGCATAAGTTAATGGAAAAGGGAATTCTTTATGCTCCGGACTATGTTATTAATGCTGGTGGGTTAATAAACGTTGCTAATGAACTTGAAGGTTACAGGCAGGATAGAGCAATGAAGCAAGCGGAAGGCATTTACGATATTCTCACAAAGGTGATTGATACTTCAAAGAAAGAAAATATTCCAACTCACTTTGCTTCCAACAAAATTGCTGAAGAACGCGTTAGACAGATTGGTAAGATCAGGAAAATTTATTCTGGAACTTCAAATTTTTCCGGAAGACATTAG
- a CDS encoding MFS transporter has product MKNRWKIFVWTLYDFANTSFSIVVVTAIFAVYFKKTISGGEAIGDFYWSLATSISMIITAIISPILGAIADHSAGKKRFLLFFTILCIVGTASLYFTGSGAIFLAMIIFILSNVGFEAALVFYDSFLPELTEPKNYGRVSGYGFAMGYLGSFATLAIALPFVKNDMVKETFPLAALFFLIFAIPIFIFLKDNRKNVVIEESYFKIGFNRVYNTITHLKNYKNLTTFLLAFFFYIEGVNTVIFFAGNYASTTIGFSATEVLIFFLTVQSTAIIGSILFGIVSDSIGQKKTIIISLFLWLGTIIYAFFVKDKTNFYIVGLLAGSVMGATQSTSRSLMSKLTPEDKKTEFFGFYSFFGKSSAVLGPLVFGLVSYITNSQRVAILSMTFFFIVGIILLTKVKDPKTLLN; this is encoded by the coding sequence ATGAAAAATCGCTGGAAGATTTTTGTATGGACTTTATACGATTTTGCTAATACATCCTTTTCAATTGTTGTTGTAACGGCAATCTTTGCCGTCTATTTTAAGAAAACAATTTCTGGTGGTGAGGCTATAGGTGATTTTTATTGGAGCCTTGCCACAAGCATCTCAATGATTATTACTGCTATTATTTCTCCAATTTTGGGTGCCATTGCTGATCACTCCGCTGGAAAAAAAAGATTCCTTTTATTTTTTACAATTCTCTGTATTGTAGGCACAGCGTCATTATACTTTACCGGATCTGGTGCAATTTTTTTGGCGATGATAATTTTTATACTTTCCAATGTTGGTTTTGAAGCTGCACTTGTTTTTTATGATTCATTCTTACCAGAATTAACAGAGCCAAAAAATTATGGAAGAGTTAGCGGATATGGTTTTGCGATGGGTTATCTTGGTTCATTTGCCACGCTTGCTATTGCTTTACCATTTGTAAAAAATGATATGGTAAAGGAAACTTTTCCGTTGGCAGCTCTTTTCTTTTTAATTTTTGCCATTCCAATTTTTATATTCTTAAAGGATAACCGGAAAAATGTTGTTATAGAAGAATCTTATTTTAAAATTGGCTTTAATCGCGTTTATAATACAATAACCCACTTAAAAAATTATAAAAACCTTACCACATTTCTTCTGGCATTTTTCTTTTATATAGAAGGAGTAAACACAGTTATTTTTTTTGCAGGAAATTATGCAAGCACTACAATTGGTTTTTCTGCAACTGAAGTATTAATATTCTTCCTTACAGTACAATCAACCGCAATTATTGGCTCAATATTATTTGGAATTGTGTCAGATTCAATCGGGCAGAAAAAGACAATTATAATTTCTTTGTTCCTGTGGCTTGGAACAATTATTTATGCTTTCTTTGTTAAAGATAAGACCAATTTTTACATCGTTGGATTATTAGCTGGCAGCGTTATGGGGGCAACACAATCTACTAGTCGTAGTTTAATGAGTAAATTAACACCAGAAGATAAAAAAACAGAGTTCTTTGGTTTTTATTCCTTTTTTGGAAAAAGTTCGGCAGTGTTAGGTCCACTCGTATTTGGATTAGTTAGTTATATAACTAACAGTCAAAGAGTGGCAATTCTATCGATGACATTCTTTTTTATTGTGGGAATAATTCTTCTTACTAAAGTAAAAGACCCTAAAACTTTACTGAACTAA
- the nusB gene encoding transcription antitermination factor NusB yields MTKKTNRRELREKVLQILYAFEMNSEGLVSLTEGMLSDVEEKSDKDFCRLLIDNVLAHHKALDKRISERVDNWEMNRIALIDKILLRMCIAEILFFPDIPPKVSINEVIEISKNFSTPNSGKFINGILDSILAELKASGNLSKTGRGLVDESIRKNTETD; encoded by the coding sequence ATGACAAAAAAAACCAACCGAAGAGAATTACGAGAAAAAGTTCTTCAGATTTTGTATGCTTTTGAGATGAACAGCGAAGGATTAGTTTCTTTAACTGAAGGAATGCTTTCTGATGTTGAAGAAAAAAGTGATAAAGATTTTTGTCGCCTCCTTATTGATAATGTCCTTGCCCACCATAAAGCATTAGACAAACGTATCAGTGAACGTGTAGATAACTGGGAGATGAATCGAATTGCCTTGATCGATAAAATACTTCTAAGAATGTGCATTGCGGAAATATTATTTTTCCCGGATATCCCACCTAAAGTTTCCATAAACGAGGTTATTGAAATCTCTAAAAATTTCAGCACACCAAACAGCGGAAAATTTATTAATGGAATTCTTGATTCAATCCTTGCTGAATTAAAAGCAAGCGGTAATTTGAGCAAAACTGGCAGGGGATTGGTTGATGAATCCATAAGGAAAAATACTGAGACTGATTAA
- a CDS encoding ABC transporter ATP-binding protein produces MSILSIENVYFNYGANEKDHSKFFLSDINLTFEKGEFVSLLGPNGSGKSTLFKIISGVLKTKKGRLVLDGKDYKLLSKKNLAKTIGFVPQASISVFPFSVYEIVMMGRTPYLNLVGYETDEDIAIVESALKLVEISHLKNQGINEVSGGEAQLAYIARAIVQEPEIILLDEPNAHLDIKHQISIFNLIKKLNKEKNLTVISVSHDLNLAGFYSDRIIFIKDGKIFKDASTNQILNKENIKSVFEVESFVSLHPDLNKLNITINPYLK; encoded by the coding sequence ATGTCGATACTTTCTATAGAAAATGTTTATTTCAACTATGGTGCAAATGAGAAGGATCATTCCAAATTCTTTCTTAGTGATATAAACCTTACCTTTGAAAAAGGTGAATTTGTTTCTTTACTGGGTCCTAACGGCAGCGGCAAATCAACTCTTTTCAAGATAATCTCCGGTGTTTTAAAAACTAAAAAGGGCAGACTTGTACTTGATGGAAAGGATTATAAATTATTATCTAAAAAAAATCTTGCAAAAACAATTGGTTTTGTTCCGCAGGCATCAATATCTGTTTTTCCATTTTCAGTTTATGAAATTGTTATGATGGGCAGAACTCCTTATTTAAATTTAGTTGGTTATGAAACTGATGAAGACATAGCGATTGTTGAAAGTGCGTTAAAACTAGTGGAAATCTCCCATTTGAAAAATCAGGGTATAAACGAGGTTTCTGGCGGTGAGGCTCAATTAGCATACATTGCACGTGCGATTGTTCAGGAACCGGAAATAATTCTTCTTGATGAACCAAATGCGCATCTTGATATTAAACATCAAATTTCTATCTTCAATTTAATTAAGAAGCTTAATAAGGAAAAGAACTTAACTGTTATTTCAGTTTCGCATGATTTGAACCTTGCCGGATTTTACAGTGATAGGATTATTTTTATTAAAGATGGAAAAATATTTAAGGATGCCAGCACGAATCAAATATTAAATAAAGAAAATATTAAAAGTGTCTTTGAGGTAGAATCTTTTGTTTCCTTACATCCGGATCTAAATAAACTTAATATTACAATTAATCCATATTTGAAATAA
- a CDS encoding CHASE2 domain-containing protein, producing the protein MVIKKLLITSIVFLIIGFFSLLPINLGILDPMGKALTDFDIYDLVFSKIRVEQNNDEHIVIVNIGNLNRTEIANQINELAKYKPRVIGLDAFFIEKKDWSDDSILAATISSVKNLVIINKLLDYNSSIGKYESILESNKIFQNASVGYANLPEDKKGSFRTIRTFKPKAYFKERVNYSFAVKIVESYNKTSFDHLLKRNNPIEHINFKGNINKFYFLDSYDINERSNLHFIKDKIVLLGYTGITLNTPTLEDIFFTPLNERYAGKTFPDMYGIVIHANIISMILNENYINEIPVFFNFILAIIFCYLNVITMLYIKQNLFDWFGGFSKLIILVQTCLLLFIGILLFNFFNFKIQLTLIMVVIVLVPTSIDFYNNYVEKFIKSIQHKTIGR; encoded by the coding sequence ATGGTTATTAAAAAACTTTTAATCACTTCAATTGTTTTTTTGATTATCGGATTTTTTTCCCTTTTACCAATCAATCTTGGAATTTTAGATCCGATGGGCAAAGCGTTAACTGATTTTGATATTTATGATCTTGTTTTTTCTAAAATACGAGTGGAACAGAATAATGATGAACATATAGTAATTGTAAATATTGGTAATCTTAACAGAACCGAAATTGCCAATCAAATAAATGAATTAGCAAAATATAAACCCAGGGTTATTGGATTAGATGCTTTTTTCATTGAAAAAAAAGATTGGTCGGATGATTCCATATTAGCTGCCACTATATCTTCTGTAAAGAACTTAGTTATTATAAATAAACTTTTAGATTATAATTCCTCAATTGGTAAATACGAATCAATTTTGGAATCGAACAAAATCTTTCAGAATGCAAGTGTTGGTTATGCAAATCTGCCGGAAGATAAAAAAGGTAGTTTTCGTACAATCAGAACTTTCAAACCAAAAGCGTACTTTAAGGAAAGAGTAAATTATTCCTTTGCGGTTAAAATTGTTGAAAGTTACAACAAAACATCTTTCGATCATTTGCTGAAAAGAAATAATCCAATTGAACACATTAACTTTAAGGGAAATATAAATAAGTTCTATTTTTTAGATTCTTATGATATTAATGAAAGAAGCAATTTGCATTTTATTAAAGACAAAATAGTTTTACTTGGTTATACAGGTATTACATTAAACACGCCAACTCTTGAAGATATTTTCTTCACTCCGCTTAATGAAAGATACGCTGGTAAAACATTTCCAGATATGTACGGTATAGTTATTCATGCAAATATTATTTCTATGATTTTAAATGAAAATTATATTAATGAAATTCCGGTATTTTTCAATTTTATTTTGGCTATTATTTTTTGTTATCTTAATGTTATTACTATGCTTTATATAAAGCAAAATTTGTTTGATTGGTTCGGCGGGTTTTCTAAATTGATTATTCTTGTCCAAACGTGCCTTTTACTTTTTATTGGAATTCTACTGTTCAACTTTTTCAATTTTAAAATACAACTTACACTAATAATGGTGGTAATAGTATTGGTACCAACTTCAATTGATTTTTACAATAATTACGTAGAAAAATTTATTAAATCTATCCAGCATAAAACTATTGGCAGGTAA